In one Roseburia intestinalis L1-82 genomic region, the following are encoded:
- a CDS encoding efflux RND transporter periplasmic adaptor subunit, whose product MEKKKIIIPVVTIAVIGAVGGTGYYYRDNVIDMATEAFDVVAEKIPFLQSGKSDDKVYVEKVSKIMNTYTGNTNRYNGVVESQDSYEVNVDSSRTIKEILVKVGDEVEEGQTLVTYDTSELEMQVKQAKLELEGIQNEIDSSNKKIATLTDELNKTTDEDDKFSLTTDIQSEENSIEENKLDLESKNLEISKYEDQIDASSVVSKKSGVVKEINENGTDSNGNNAAFMTILQTGEYRVKGSIDEQNVWMISDGQAVIIRSRVDESQTWNGTISKIDTDNVQKSDDDSSSDSSVSATKYPFYVELPSAEGLLLGQHVYIELDEGQDDQQKEGIWLYSNYVVQDDSGAYVWAANDKKRLEKRYVELGEYDEDLAEYEILSGLSLDDYITWPMEGLYEGVTTVTDVSEVDYSSPLYNQDGTEMLDYGTEMLDYGTEMLYENGMYDTEMMIDNGMQNYVNGDMEDGSGYDGADDGDSADDAEYDDSDYDDSDYEDSDDSYDDSNDMEVGE is encoded by the coding sequence AAAATAATTATCCCGGTTGTAACCATTGCAGTGATTGGAGCAGTTGGAGGAACCGGTTATTATTATCGTGACAATGTGATAGATATGGCAACAGAGGCATTTGATGTAGTTGCAGAGAAGATTCCGTTTTTACAGTCGGGAAAATCGGATGATAAAGTGTATGTTGAAAAAGTTTCCAAGATTATGAATACATATACAGGAAACACCAACCGGTATAATGGTGTTGTGGAGTCACAGGACAGTTATGAGGTAAATGTGGATTCGTCACGTACCATCAAAGAGATTCTTGTAAAAGTGGGGGATGAGGTAGAAGAGGGGCAGACACTTGTCACCTATGATACCAGCGAACTTGAGATGCAGGTGAAACAGGCAAAACTTGAACTCGAGGGAATCCAGAATGAGATTGACAGTTCCAATAAAAAGATAGCCACATTGACCGATGAATTAAATAAAACGACAGATGAGGACGATAAATTTTCACTGACGACAGATATTCAGTCGGAGGAAAATTCCATCGAGGAGAATAAACTTGATCTTGAGAGCAAGAACCTTGAAATATCAAAATATGAAGACCAGATCGATGCATCGTCTGTTGTCAGCAAAAAATCTGGCGTGGTAAAGGAAATCAACGAGAACGGTACAGACAGTAATGGCAATAATGCTGCGTTTATGACGATTCTTCAGACAGGTGAATACCGTGTAAAAGGAAGTATCGATGAGCAGAATGTATGGATGATCTCAGATGGACAGGCGGTCATCATACGTTCGAGGGTGGATGAAAGTCAGACATGGAATGGAACGATTTCAAAGATTGATACAGATAACGTGCAGAAAAGTGATGACGATTCATCTTCAGACAGTAGTGTCTCTGCAACAAAGTACCCGTTTTATGTGGAACTTCCATCTGCAGAGGGATTGCTGTTAGGACAGCATGTATATATTGAACTTGACGAAGGTCAGGACGATCAGCAGAAAGAAGGAATCTGGCTGTATTCCAACTATGTTGTTCAGGATGACAGCGGTGCTTATGTCTGGGCGGCAAATGATAAGAAACGTCTGGAAAAACGTTATGTAGAACTTGGTGAATACGATGAAGATCTTGCAGAGTATGAGATTTTATCCGGACTTTCGCTGGACGACTATATCACATGGCCGATGGAAGGACTCTATGAGGGTGTAACGACCGTGACAGATGTGAGCGAGGTCGATTATTCTTCGCCTCTTTATAATCAGGATGGCACCGAGATGCTTGATTATGGCACTGAGATGCTTGATTACGGTACGGAGATGTTGTATGAAAACGGAATGTACGATACGGAAATGATGATCGATAATGGTATGCAGAATTATGTAAATGGCGATATGGAAGATGGATCAGGTTATGATGGAGCTGACGATGGCGATTCTGCGGATGATGCGGAATATGATGACTCTGATTACGATGATTCTGACTATGAGGATTCTGATGATTCCTATGATGATTCCAATGATATGGAGGTAGGGGAATGA
- a CDS encoding ABC transporter ATP-binding protein: protein MILNLQNIYKDYQQDKLVVPVLKDVCLTVEEGEYVAIMGPSGSGKTTLMNIIGCLDKPTSGTYELAGEDVLKLKDKQLSDLRLRSIGFVFQSFHLMPRETAVENVSLPLSYAGVKKKERRERAIKALERVGLGDRVDFRPTQLSGGQKQRVAIARAMVNNPKILLADEPTGALDSKSGEQIMELFQKLNEEGVTIVMITHDPHIASNAKRMVKIIDGEIFEGDEKEDAS from the coding sequence ATGATACTGAATCTGCAGAATATTTACAAGGATTATCAGCAGGATAAGCTGGTCGTTCCGGTATTAAAAGATGTTTGTCTTACCGTGGAAGAGGGAGAGTATGTTGCGATCATGGGACCGTCCGGTTCCGGAAAGACAACACTTATGAATATCATAGGCTGTCTGGATAAGCCGACGAGCGGGACTTATGAGCTGGCAGGAGAGGACGTCTTAAAGTTAAAAGACAAGCAGCTGTCAGATTTAAGACTGCGCAGTATCGGGTTTGTATTTCAGAGTTTTCATCTGATGCCGAGAGAGACTGCGGTGGAAAATGTATCACTGCCGCTTAGTTATGCCGGCGTGAAAAAAAAGGAGCGCAGGGAGCGTGCAATCAAAGCACTGGAACGTGTCGGACTTGGTGACAGGGTGGACTTTCGTCCGACGCAGCTTTCCGGTGGACAAAAACAGAGGGTTGCGATTGCGAGAGCAATGGTCAATAATCCAAAGATCTTACTTGCGGATGAACCTACCGGAGCACTTGATTCCAAGTCAGGAGAGCAGATCATGGAACTGTTCCAGAAACTCAATGAAGAGGGTGTTACGATCGTTATGATCACACATGATCCGCATATCGCATCCAATGCAAAACGCATGGTGAAAATCATTGACGGGGAGATTTTTGAGGGCGATGAAAAGGAGGATGCATCATGA
- a CDS encoding efflux RND transporter periplasmic adaptor subunit: MKLKKVIAVIVVLAVTVGAVTGGIYGYKSYQKKNLVAEVQSVSSLNYGYYGNSETSYGVVTNDSSQEVYLDDSNKVQEVYVSKGDTVKEGDPLIQYDTSEAEIDIQRKNLEISTTENSLAKAQHSLESLKNTKPVDKTRPSTASTASSYINKKLQELEQKKAYIESLPEKDAKDNRIYNYVTEDSEPYNKDTADGTAENPYIYYCNKDVFAYGSFYNSLRPQKKSDGTYTDGKYVKFIICKKDSDGKMVFESVETGDEVVDDSTESNGDTKEVTVQKYEPVADDSISPNVKDVDGSTMPMDYDKSRSWYVFSGEEVGKSLQDYLDELENEDNWNDEDDWEEPEGYTEKELAEAINDKESEVKKLDIQLRKLKLELETLQDSINDGVVYAKLDGVVKSVGDPDQKQDDGNAFLVVTGDDGLYVSGTISELLLDEVKPGTVVTANSWESGMTFEATVTSVSDYPVSGNSWGEGNPNVSYYQYTAYMEDSSALKNGEYVDLAIQTNQSETGGIYLDKAYVRQEDGKSYVMIADESDHLKKQYVVTGKTVYGTAVEIKSGLTEDDRIAFPYGKTAVEGAAVTEDESIEY; encoded by the coding sequence ATGAAATTAAAAAAAGTAATCGCAGTCATTGTCGTACTTGCCGTCACTGTTGGTGCAGTCACCGGAGGAATTTATGGTTATAAGTCGTATCAGAAGAAGAATCTGGTGGCAGAAGTACAGTCTGTTTCCAGTTTAAACTATGGATATTATGGGAACTCTGAAACAAGCTATGGTGTTGTGACGAATGATTCTTCCCAGGAAGTATATTTAGATGATTCCAACAAAGTGCAGGAGGTTTATGTTTCAAAAGGCGATACAGTGAAAGAGGGAGATCCGCTGATCCAGTATGATACATCGGAGGCAGAGATCGATATCCAGAGGAAAAACCTTGAGATCAGTACAACAGAAAACAGTCTTGCGAAGGCACAGCATTCTTTAGAGTCATTAAAAAACACAAAACCGGTGGATAAGACACGGCCTTCTACTGCCAGTACTGCATCCTCGTATATAAATAAAAAGCTGCAGGAATTAGAGCAGAAGAAAGCCTACATAGAGTCACTGCCGGAAAAGGATGCGAAGGATAACCGCATTTATAATTATGTGACGGAAGATTCGGAGCCATATAATAAAGACACGGCAGATGGGACAGCAGAGAATCCTTACATTTATTATTGTAATAAAGATGTTTTTGCATATGGAAGTTTTTACAATTCGCTGCGGCCGCAGAAAAAATCAGATGGCACCTATACGGATGGAAAATATGTAAAGTTTATTATCTGCAAAAAAGACAGCGATGGGAAAATGGTGTTTGAAAGTGTGGAAACAGGAGATGAAGTGGTGGATGACAGTACTGAGTCGAATGGTGACACAAAAGAAGTTACAGTACAGAAATATGAGCCTGTGGCAGATGACAGTATTTCACCGAATGTAAAAGATGTCGATGGAAGTACCATGCCTATGGACTATGATAAAAGCCGGTCCTGGTATGTTTTTTCAGGAGAAGAAGTTGGAAAAAGTCTTCAGGATTATCTGGATGAACTTGAGAATGAAGATAACTGGAACGATGAAGATGACTGGGAAGAGCCGGAAGGATATACCGAAAAAGAACTTGCAGAGGCAATCAATGACAAAGAATCAGAAGTAAAAAAACTGGATATACAGCTTCGCAAGTTAAAACTGGAGCTGGAAACGTTACAGGACAGCATCAATGATGGTGTGGTTTATGCAAAACTTGATGGTGTTGTGAAATCTGTGGGAGATCCGGATCAGAAACAGGATGATGGGAATGCCTTTCTTGTGGTAACCGGAGATGACGGACTGTACGTGAGCGGTACGATCAGCGAACTTTTGTTAGATGAAGTCAAACCGGGAACGGTTGTTACCGCAAATTCATGGGAATCCGGAATGACATTTGAGGCAACCGTAACGAGCGTATCGGATTATCCTGTGAGTGGCAATTCCTGGGGAGAAGGAAATCCGAATGTTTCTTATTATCAGTATACTGCATATATGGAAGACAGTTCTGCACTGAAAAATGGAGAATATGTGGATCTTGCAATTCAGACAAATCAGTCAGAAACAGGCGGAATTTACCTTGATAAGGCATATGTGAGACAGGAAGATGGAAAATCATATGTTATGATCGCGGATGAGAGTGATCATCTGAAAAAACAATATGTTGTAACCGGAAAAACAGTATATGGTACTGCAGTTGAGATCAAATCAGGACTGACAGAGGATGACAGGATCGCCTTCCCTTATGGAAAGACAGCAGTCGAGGGAGCAGCAGTAACAGAGGATGAAAGTATTGAATATTAA
- a CDS encoding ABC transporter permease produces the protein MFENIRLSFQGIWSHKMRSFLTMLGIIIGIAAIIAIVSTIKGTNEQIKENLIGSGENTVEVSLYQGEWEYEMDYNGVPQGVPLVTDEVMSDIKDLDHVENASAYLSRQDYSGVYHLNTAFSGGYVRGIDNSYFDTCNYIMKEGRAFTDEDFKKYKKVAILDTDSANALFQGEDSVGNTIEIQKEPYTVIGIVTKAKVFEPVINSIDDYYTYAQDTAGSIYIPNTTWPIIYQYDEPQNVVIRVDSTDNMTSAGKACADVLNNYLSPKDDTIQYKAKDLLEQAQQIQELSSSTNTMLIWIAGISLIVGGIGVMNIMLVSVTERTQEIGLKKAIGARKSKILNQFLTEAAVLTSLGGVLGVIVGIILAEIISYVTTMPVAISIPAAIGSVLFSMVIGIVFGVFPSYKAANLNPIDALRHE, from the coding sequence ATGTTTGAGAATATAAGATTATCTTTTCAGGGAATCTGGTCCCACAAGATGCGTTCCTTTCTGACCATGCTTGGAATTATCATAGGTATCGCAGCGATCATTGCGATCGTATCGACGATCAAAGGAACGAATGAACAGATCAAAGAAAACCTGATCGGCTCCGGAGAGAATACAGTGGAAGTGTCTCTTTATCAGGGCGAGTGGGAATACGAGATGGATTACAACGGAGTGCCGCAGGGAGTGCCGCTTGTAACGGATGAGGTCATGAGTGACATCAAAGATCTCGATCATGTAGAGAATGCATCTGCATACTTAAGCAGACAGGATTACAGCGGAGTGTATCATTTAAATACGGCTTTTTCCGGTGGATATGTGCGCGGAATCGACAACAGCTATTTTGATACCTGCAATTACATTATGAAAGAGGGACGTGCTTTTACGGATGAGGATTTCAAAAAGTATAAGAAAGTAGCTATATTGGATACGGATTCCGCAAATGCCCTGTTCCAGGGAGAAGATTCGGTCGGAAATACGATCGAGATCCAGAAAGAGCCTTATACGGTAATTGGAATCGTGACAAAGGCGAAGGTGTTCGAGCCGGTCATCAATTCCATTGATGATTATTATACCTATGCACAGGATACGGCAGGTTCTATTTATATTCCAAATACGACCTGGCCGATCATCTATCAGTATGATGAACCGCAGAATGTTGTGATCCGTGTGGACAGTACCGATAATATGACATCCGCAGGAAAAGCATGTGCAGATGTGCTCAATAATTATCTGTCACCCAAAGATGATACGATCCAGTACAAAGCAAAAGACCTGTTAGAGCAGGCACAGCAGATTCAGGAACTCAGCAGTTCCACTAATACGATGCTGATCTGGATTGCGGGAATTTCCCTGATCGTCGGTGGTATCGGTGTCATGAATATCATGCTGGTATCCGTCACGGAGCGTACACAGGAAATTGGATTAAAAAAGGCGATCGGTGCAAGAAAGTCAAAAATCCTGAATCAGTTTTTGACGGAGGCAGCGGTGCTTACGAGTTTAGGCGGTGTGCTTGGTGTGATCGTAGGTATTATATTAGCGGAGATCATTTCCTATGTGACAACGATGCCGGTTGCGATCAGTATTCCGGCAGCGATCGGTTCTGTACTGTTTTCCATGGTCATCGGTATCGTATTCGGAGTTTTCCCGTCCTATAAGGCGGCAAACTTAAATCCGATCGACGCATTGCGCCACGAATAA
- a CDS encoding glycosyltransferase family protein: protein MKKIVMFEGGVETLAYFSKQMAEQFVKMGYAVFFYNLKDEKGSAKRLRKFIKPGETVMITFNFQGLEKEDGVYSEKSGYVWDEYKIPCYNIAADHPYYYDNRLHDLPKGYHHISIDRKQEAYFLKYYPEYQSFGFLPLAGTGLDGALEVPYEKRDIDVIMTGNYTPPSFFEQHINWINDEYAAFYRGIIEELLEKTDQTVEEAALRHCEREMGEVAPDDFRLVMHKMIFIDLYVRNYWRGMVIKTLAEAGITVDVIGKGWEELECSAMQNVRIHPQTDSLTCLEQLSHAKISVNVMPWFKDGAHDRVFNSILNGAVCVSDTSRYLSEELKEGEGVSYYDLKHLEQLPVKVKDLLADEKQMRDIAMRGVEKTAEKHTWAQRAIELEEKIRVY from the coding sequence GTGAAAAAAATCGTGATGTTTGAAGGGGGCGTGGAGACGCTCGCATATTTCTCAAAACAGATGGCAGAACAGTTTGTAAAAATGGGATATGCAGTGTTCTTCTACAACCTGAAAGATGAAAAGGGAAGTGCCAAAAGGCTGAGAAAATTTATAAAACCCGGTGAGACCGTGATGATCACGTTCAATTTTCAGGGACTCGAAAAGGAAGATGGCGTTTACAGTGAAAAAAGCGGTTATGTGTGGGATGAGTATAAGATCCCGTGTTACAATATAGCGGCGGATCATCCTTACTATTACGATAACCGCCTGCATGATCTGCCGAAAGGATATCATCACATCAGCATTGACCGGAAACAGGAGGCATATTTCTTAAAATATTATCCCGAATATCAAAGTTTTGGATTTCTTCCGTTAGCGGGAACCGGGCTTGACGGGGCACTTGAGGTACCTTATGAAAAACGGGATATCGATGTGATCATGACCGGAAATTATACACCGCCTTCGTTTTTTGAACAGCATATCAACTGGATCAATGATGAGTATGCGGCGTTTTACCGCGGGATCATTGAGGAATTATTAGAAAAGACGGACCAGACAGTTGAGGAGGCAGCACTGCGCCACTGTGAGCGGGAGATGGGAGAAGTTGCACCGGATGATTTCCGGCTTGTGATGCACAAGATGATCTTCATTGATCTGTATGTCCGCAACTACTGGCGCGGAATGGTCATAAAGACACTGGCAGAGGCGGGAATCACCGTGGATGTCATTGGAAAAGGCTGGGAGGAACTTGAATGTTCTGCCATGCAGAATGTGAGGATCCATCCGCAGACTGATTCCCTGACTTGCTTAGAGCAGCTTTCGCACGCAAAGATCTCGGTCAATGTGATGCCGTGGTTTAAGGACGGTGCGCATGACCGTGTGTTTAATTCTATTTTAAACGGGGCAGTCTGTGTCTCGGATACCAGCCGGTACCTCAGTGAAGAGTTAAAAGAGGGTGAGGGTGTTTCCTATTATGATCTGAAGCATTTAGAGCAGCTCCCGGTAAAAGTCAAAGACCTGCTGGCAGATGAAAAGCAGATGAGAGACATTGCCATGCGGGGAGTGGAAAAGACAGCAGAAAAGCATACCTGGGCACAGCGTGCAATAGAGCTGGAAGAAAAAATCAGGGTATATTAG
- the serS gene encoding serine--tRNA ligase, producing the protein MIDLKFLRENPEVVKQNIKNKFQDHKLPLVDEVIELDAKARAVQQEADDLRASRNKLSKQIGQLMGQGKKDEAEAVKAQVNANAARLAELEEQEKELQEKVTRIMMTIPNIIDPSVPIGKDDSCNVEIEKFGDPVVPDFEIPYHTDIMERFNGIDLDAAGKVAGNGFYYLMGDIARLHSAVISYARDFMIDRGFTYVIPPFMIRSNVVTGVMSFDEMDAMMYKIEGEDLYLIGTSEHSMIGKFIDTINDEEKLPYTLTSYSPCFRKEKGAHGIEERGVYRIHQFEKQEMIVVCKPEESKTWYDKLWQNTVDLFRSLDIPVRTLECCSGDLADLKVKSCDVEAWSPRQKKYFEVGSCSNLGDAQARRLKIRVKGSDGNKYFAHTLNNTVVAPPRMLIAFLENNLNEDGSVNVPKALQPYMGGKEKLVPLK; encoded by the coding sequence ATGATCGATTTAAAATTTTTAAGAGAGAATCCGGAAGTTGTAAAACAGAACATTAAAAATAAGTTTCAGGATCACAAACTTCCGTTAGTAGATGAGGTAATTGAACTTGATGCAAAGGCAAGAGCTGTACAGCAGGAAGCAGACGATTTGCGTGCAAGCAGAAATAAACTGTCAAAACAGATCGGACAGCTGATGGGGCAGGGAAAAAAAGATGAGGCAGAGGCAGTAAAAGCACAGGTAAATGCCAATGCAGCACGTCTTGCAGAGTTAGAGGAGCAGGAAAAAGAACTGCAGGAGAAAGTAACCAGGATCATGATGACGATCCCGAACATCATCGATCCGTCCGTACCGATCGGAAAAGATGACAGCTGCAATGTAGAGATCGAAAAATTTGGCGATCCGGTCGTACCGGATTTCGAGATCCCATATCACACAGACATCATGGAGCGTTTCAATGGTATTGATCTTGATGCGGCAGGAAAAGTTGCAGGAAACGGTTTCTATTATCTGATGGGTGATATCGCGCGCCTTCATTCTGCAGTGATTTCCTATGCGCGTGATTTCATGATCGACCGTGGATTTACTTATGTCATTCCGCCGTTTATGATCCGAAGCAACGTTGTTACGGGCGTTATGAGCTTTGACGAGATGGATGCGATGATGTACAAGATCGAGGGCGAGGATCTCTATCTGATCGGTACTTCCGAACATTCCATGATCGGTAAATTCATCGACACGATTAACGACGAAGAAAAACTTCCATACACACTGACTTCCTACTCTCCATGTTTCCGTAAAGAGAAAGGTGCACACGGTATCGAGGAGCGTGGTGTATACCGTATCCACCAGTTCGAGAAACAGGAGATGATCGTGGTCTGCAAACCGGAAGAATCTAAGACGTGGTATGATAAATTATGGCAGAACACGGTAGACTTATTCCGCAGTCTGGATATCCCGGTTCGTACTTTAGAGTGCTGCTCCGGTGACCTTGCTGACTTAAAGGTAAAATCCTGTGATGTTGAGGCATGGTCTCCAAGACAGAAGAAATACTTTGAGGTCGGAAGCTGCTCGAACTTAGGAGATGCACAGGCAAGACGTTTAAAGATCCGTGTGAAAGGTTCCGATGGAAACAAATATTTTGCACATACCTTAAACAACACGGTTGTTGCACCGCCTAGAATGCTGATCGCATTTTTAGAGAACAACTTAAATGAGGACGGAAGCGTCAATGTACCGAAGGCATTACAGCCGTACATGGGCGGAAAAGAGAAACTGGTTCCTTTGAAATAA
- a CDS encoding peptidylprolyl isomerase, with protein sequence MANPIVTIEMENGDIMKAELYPEIAPNTVNNFISLIKSGYYDGLIFHRVIKGFMIQGGCPDGTGMGGPGYDIKGEFSQNGFKNDLKHTEGVLSMARAMHPDSAGSQFFIMHKTSPHLDGAYAAFGKITEGMDIVNKIAETATDYSDRPLEPQRMKTVTVETFGVDYPEPEKC encoded by the coding sequence ATGGCAAATCCAATCGTTACGATTGAAATGGAAAATGGCGATATCATGAAAGCGGAACTGTATCCGGAAATCGCCCCGAATACTGTCAACAACTTCATCAGTTTAATTAAAAGCGGTTATTATGACGGACTGATCTTCCACCGAGTGATCAAAGGATTCATGATCCAGGGCGGATGTCCGGACGGAACCGGCATGGGTGGACCTGGCTATGACATCAAAGGTGAGTTTTCCCAGAACGGTTTCAAAAATGACCTGAAACACACAGAGGGCGTTTTATCCATGGCAAGAGCTATGCATCCGGATTCCGCCGGCAGCCAGTTCTTCATCATGCACAAAACTTCTCCACATTTAGATGGAGCTTATGCGGCTTTCGGCAAGATCACTGAGGGAATGGATATCGTAAATAAGATCGCAGAGACAGCAACTGATTACAGTGACAGACCATTAGAGCCACAGCGCATGAAAACTGTTACCGTTGAAACTTTCGGTGTAGATTATCCGGAACCGGAGAAATGCTAA